A stretch of the Asticcacaulis sp. ZE23SCel15 genome encodes the following:
- a CDS encoding exopolysaccharide biosynthesis protein, which yields MPKGQTRIPASQLIDELADGLDGERVSVGDLLARLEGRGIGLLLIILALPICIPNIPGISTIFGFLLIGPSIQMILHHKALWMPGFVKRWDFKGDDFRKVLRACAGILLKVEYLARPRWMFLTRGPAMIYLGLQTLVMALILLLPMPGANVIPGVAVVLTGLAILQRDGLFMLAGFAVAAGAVAYVYYFAHYVVDFAIWAYQASVGWIEQIAQSLPI from the coding sequence ATGCCCAAAGGCCAGACACGGATTCCGGCGTCTCAGCTTATCGACGAACTGGCGGATGGCCTTGACGGGGAGCGGGTCAGCGTTGGTGACCTGCTGGCGCGGCTGGAAGGTCGGGGGATCGGGCTGTTGCTGATCATTCTGGCCCTGCCGATTTGCATTCCTAATATTCCGGGCATTTCGACCATTTTTGGGTTCTTGCTGATCGGGCCTTCGATACAGATGATCCTTCACCATAAGGCGCTATGGATGCCGGGCTTCGTCAAGCGCTGGGACTTCAAGGGTGATGATTTCCGCAAAGTTCTCAGGGCTTGCGCCGGTATATTGCTCAAGGTGGAGTATCTGGCGCGACCGCGCTGGATGTTTCTGACGCGCGGCCCGGCCATGATCTATCTGGGCTTACAAACCCTTGTGATGGCGCTAATACTTTTGCTGCCGATGCCGGGAGCCAATGTCATTCCGGGGGTAGCGGTGGTGCTGACGGGGCTGGCCATTTTGCAGCGCGACGGCCTGTTTATGCTGGCAGGGTTTGCGGTGGCCGCAGGGGCTGTGGCCTACGTATATTACTTTGCCCACTATGTCGTCGATTTCGCAATATGGGCCTATCAGGCCAGTGTCGGCTGGATCGAGCAAATCGCCCAAAGTCTTCCAATATAA
- a CDS encoding serine hydrolase domain-containing protein: protein MTDIHGFAAAHLGPVKDVFAANFAEGQERGARFTVVQDGETVLDLWAGSCDRGGEVAFTDKTLVPVFSSTKAVTALMIARLVDQGKLDYEATVASYWPEFGQNGKGQITLGQLISHQGGIPGFDPPRSAELWFDIPAVLVAICAQAPLWTPGEGSGYHPYTAGFVLGELFRRVDGRTLGTALREDIAGKYGLDLFIGTPESEFGRISDLQKPSAVPNFGEVDDIKKAAFLNKGAFPGGRGSEQWRSLEMPAANGHATSEALAKYMNIIATGGFIGGHRVISLSALGQALRERVYGPDRVLPYKLSWAAGFLRNKNILIYGKNERAVGHSGNGGSMVMADPDKKLSAAYAMNKQSNYLIGDPRSVRLMDALYSSV, encoded by the coding sequence ATGACGGATATCCACGGGTTTGCGGCGGCTCATCTCGGCCCCGTCAAGGATGTGTTCGCGGCCAATTTTGCTGAGGGGCAGGAGCGCGGGGCGCGCTTTACCGTGGTGCAGGACGGAGAAACCGTCCTCGACCTGTGGGCCGGATCGTGTGACCGGGGCGGCGAGGTGGCCTTTACCGATAAGACCCTGGTGCCGGTGTTTTCGTCGACCAAGGCCGTGACCGCCCTGATGATCGCGCGGCTGGTCGATCAGGGGAAGCTCGATTACGAAGCCACCGTCGCCAGCTACTGGCCGGAGTTTGGTCAGAACGGCAAAGGCCAGATTACGCTCGGTCAATTGATCTCCCATCAGGGCGGGATTCCGGGCTTTGATCCGCCGCGTTCAGCAGAGCTTTGGTTCGATATTCCGGCGGTACTTGTGGCGATCTGTGCGCAGGCCCCGCTGTGGACGCCGGGCGAAGGGTCAGGTTACCATCCCTATACGGCGGGCTTTGTGTTGGGTGAGCTTTTCCGCAGGGTCGATGGCCGCACTTTGGGGACGGCGTTGCGTGAGGATATTGCGGGTAAGTACGGTCTTGATCTCTTTATCGGCACGCCGGAAAGTGAATTTGGCCGGATCAGCGACCTGCAAAAACCGTCAGCGGTGCCCAATTTCGGTGAGGTCGATGACATCAAAAAAGCGGCGTTTCTGAACAAAGGCGCCTTCCCCGGCGGTCGCGGGTCTGAGCAGTGGCGCTCACTTGAAATGCCTGCCGCCAACGGTCATGCCACCTCTGAGGCCTTGGCCAAATATATGAACATCATCGCCACCGGCGGCTTTATCGGCGGACATCGGGTGATATCTTTGAGCGCGTTGGGGCAGGCCCTGCGTGAACGCGTCTATGGCCCCGACCGTGTGTTGCCCTATAAGCTGTCGTGGGCGGCGGGGTTCCTGCGCAACAAGAACATCTTGATCTATGGCAAGAATGAGCGCGCCGTTGGTCATTCCGGCAATGGCGGGTCGATGGTTATGGCCGACCCGGATAAGAAGCTGTCGGCGGCCTATGCCATGAATAAGCAGTCCAATTACCTGATCGGTGATCCACGCTCGGTACGGCTGATGGATGCCTTATACAGTAGCGTGTAG
- a CDS encoding EAL domain-containing protein, whose amino-acid sequence MADKTSCNGCRDGVGFELPITMAFQPIVDVAEGSVFAHEALVRGVNGEGAGQVLAQVSDQNRYAFDQACRVKAIELAAGLKFAQNGTHLSINFLPNAVYEPRACIRLTLATAMKYDFPLRNIIFEFTETEKLDTVHLLNILRSYRAMGFKTAIDDFGSGYAGLGLLSKFQPDLVKIDMDLIRDIDKDRVKRVILNNTIKILTELDIQVICEGIETHAEYTVLKDMGVKLMQGYLFGRPAVAAAPEPMWPGNHVGLKNTA is encoded by the coding sequence ATGGCTGATAAAACCTCTTGTAACGGCTGCCGTGACGGAGTCGGCTTTGAGTTGCCGATCACCATGGCTTTTCAGCCGATAGTCGATGTGGCGGAAGGCTCCGTATTTGCTCATGAAGCCTTGGTTCGCGGCGTTAATGGCGAAGGTGCTGGCCAGGTTCTGGCTCAGGTATCAGACCAAAACCGCTATGCGTTTGATCAGGCCTGCCGGGTTAAAGCCATTGAGCTTGCCGCCGGTCTGAAGTTCGCCCAAAACGGCACGCACCTGTCGATTAATTTTCTGCCCAACGCCGTTTATGAGCCGCGCGCCTGTATCCGCCTTACTCTGGCGACGGCGATGAAATATGACTTTCCGCTGCGAAACATCATTTTTGAATTCACGGAAACCGAAAAGCTGGACACCGTCCATTTGCTGAATATCCTACGGTCCTATCGCGCCATGGGTTTTAAGACGGCGATTGATGACTTTGGATCAGGCTATGCGGGCCTTGGCCTGCTGTCGAAGTTCCAGCCGGATCTGGTCAAAATCGATATGGATCTTATCCGCGACATCGATAAGGACCGGGTCAAGCGGGTTATCCTTAACAACACGATCAAGATACTGACCGAACTTGATATTCAGGTCATTTGCGAAGGTATCGAAACCCACGCAGAATATACCGTGCTAAAGGACATGGGCGTGAAACTCATGCAAGGCTACCTGTTCGGACGCCCTGCGGTTGCAGCAGCCCCTGAGCCGATGTGGCCCGGAAATCATGTCGGGCTGAAAAACACGGCATAG
- the ahcY gene encoding adenosylhomocysteinase: MGDYIVRDLGLADWGRKELDIAEGEMPGLMATREEYGPAQVLKGARIAGSLHMTIQTGVLIETLQALGAEVRWASCNIFSTQDHAAAAIAAKGTPVFAIKGETLEEYWDYAHKIFEWHDGGYPNLILDDGGDATLLTVLGPKAEADASVLDSPTNEEEEALYKVMKRYLQEKPGFYSAIRDAIIGVSEETTTGVHRLYQMAQKGDLPFPAINVNDSVTKSKFDNLYGCRELLVDAIRRATDVMLAGKVAVVLGYGDVGKGSAASLRNGGARVIVTEVDPICALQAAMEGYEVRTVEEVAAQGDIFVTATGNKDVLRLEHMRAMKHNAIVCNIGHFDSEIQVASLKNFKWDEIKPQVHHVEFPDGKKIILLSEGRLVNLGNATGHPSFVMSASFTNQTLAQIELWTNNKAYEKQVYTLPKKLDEKVALLHLEKLGAKLTTLNQEQADYINVPVEGPYKPEHYRY; the protein is encoded by the coding sequence ATGGGCGACTATATTGTAAGAGACTTAGGCCTGGCCGATTGGGGCCGTAAGGAACTGGACATCGCCGAAGGTGAAATGCCCGGCCTGATGGCGACCCGCGAAGAATATGGCCCTGCACAGGTGCTTAAGGGCGCCCGCATCGCCGGCTCCCTGCACATGACCATTCAAACGGGCGTACTGATTGAAACCCTGCAAGCCCTCGGTGCCGAAGTGCGCTGGGCGTCGTGCAATATCTTCTCGACCCAGGATCATGCCGCGGCGGCGATCGCGGCCAAGGGTACGCCGGTCTTTGCGATTAAGGGCGAAACCCTCGAAGAATACTGGGACTATGCCCACAAGATTTTCGAGTGGCATGACGGCGGTTACCCGAACCTGATCCTCGATGACGGTGGCGATGCGACCCTGCTAACCGTGCTCGGCCCCAAAGCCGAAGCTGACGCCTCAGTGCTCGACAGCCCGACCAATGAGGAAGAAGAAGCGCTCTATAAGGTCATGAAGCGCTACCTCCAGGAAAAGCCCGGCTTCTATTCGGCCATCCGTGACGCCATCATCGGCGTGTCGGAAGAAACCACCACCGGCGTCCACCGCCTGTACCAGATGGCTCAAAAAGGCGATTTGCCGTTCCCGGCCATCAACGTCAATGACTCAGTCACCAAGTCGAAGTTTGACAACCTTTACGGTTGCCGGGAATTGCTGGTTGACGCTATCCGCCGCGCCACCGATGTGATGCTGGCCGGTAAGGTCGCGGTCGTGCTCGGTTACGGCGATGTCGGTAAGGGCTCGGCCGCATCTTTGCGTAACGGCGGCGCGCGCGTCATCGTCACCGAAGTCGATCCGATCTGCGCCCTGCAAGCCGCCATGGAAGGCTATGAAGTCCGTACGGTCGAAGAAGTCGCTGCCCAAGGCGATATCTTCGTCACCGCCACCGGCAATAAGGACGTGCTGCGCCTTGAGCACATGCGCGCCATGAAGCACAACGCGATTGTCTGTAATATCGGTCACTTTGACTCGGAAATTCAGGTCGCTTCGCTCAAGAACTTCAAGTGGGACGAAATTAAGCCGCAGGTTCACCATGTTGAGTTCCCTGACGGTAAGAAGATCATCCTTCTGTCCGAAGGTCGTCTGGTCAACCTTGGCAACGCCACCGGCCACCCGTCGTTTGTGATGTCGGCATCGTTCACCAACCAGACCCTGGCGCAGATCGAGCTGTGGACCAACAACAAGGCCTATGAAAAACAGGTCTATACCCTGCCGAAGAAGCTGGATGAAAAGGTCGCTCTGCTGCACCTTGAAAAGCTGGGTGCTAAGCTGACCACGCTCAATCAGGAACAGGCCGACTATATCAACGTGCCGGTCGAAGGCCCGTATAAGCCGGAACACTATAGATACTAA
- a CDS encoding CoA ester lyase encodes MFRSVLFIPCGNPKALSKAHGLKADALIFDLEDAVGDTVKAAALEGLIETAGAGDFATAYRMVRVNPETAESDLKAFGDLFAAGRLHGIVIPKVTSPQAIEDMAFMMPEVDLWAMIETPMGVVRLPDIAKLSGKQPLKGLIAGPNDLRSGLRAASTPKRIELRYALSQIVLYARAYGLIALDGVYNAFKDEDGFRAECTQGKALGFDGKTLIHPSQIEGCEIAFSPNATEIAWAQAVLEAYEQPENAAAGVVSVNGEMIERLHLKRAREILSL; translated from the coding sequence ATGTTTCGTTCCGTACTTTTCATCCCCTGCGGCAACCCCAAAGCCCTGTCGAAAGCGCATGGCCTAAAGGCCGACGCCCTGATCTTTGATCTTGAAGACGCTGTGGGCGACACGGTCAAGGCGGCGGCGTTAGAGGGCTTGATTGAAACGGCCGGCGCCGGAGATTTCGCAACAGCTTACCGCATGGTGCGGGTCAATCCGGAGACGGCGGAATCGGACTTAAAAGCCTTTGGTGACCTGTTTGCCGCCGGACGGTTGCATGGCATCGTCATCCCCAAGGTCACCAGCCCGCAGGCGATTGAGGACATGGCCTTTATGATGCCCGAAGTGGATCTGTGGGCCATGATCGAGACTCCGATGGGGGTGGTCAGATTACCCGACATCGCCAAACTGTCCGGCAAGCAGCCGCTGAAAGGGCTGATCGCCGGGCCCAATGATTTGCGCAGCGGCCTGCGCGCCGCCTCGACGCCCAAACGCATTGAACTGCGTTATGCCTTAAGCCAGATCGTGCTCTATGCCCGCGCCTATGGGCTGATCGCGCTCGACGGGGTTTATAACGCCTTCAAGGACGAAGACGGTTTCCGCGCCGAATGTACGCAGGGCAAGGCCCTGGGCTTCGACGGTAAAACCCTGATCCACCCGTCTCAGATCGAAGGCTGTGAGATCGCCTTCTCGCCCAATGCCACCGAGATCGCATGGGCGCAAGCCGTGCTTGAGGCCTATGAGCAGCCGGAAAATGCTGCGGCCGGTGTGGTATCGGTGAACGGTGAGATGATCGAGCGCCTGCACCTTAAGCGGGCCCGTGAAATCCTGAGTTTGTAG
- the rarD gene encoding EamA family transporter RarD encodes MSSPGASSQPSGSFLTSPIGLAIMCYGVWGFAPLAYLPLKAIDAGALEIMAHRSVWALLWTTGLVILTKQLPEAMSYFLKPKLALLLLLSSVMIAINWGVFVWAVTNQHTMETSLGYYLNPLINMAVGAAFFRERLDIYGKIAIGMAVVGVGVQALALGHIPYIGLTIAISFAAYGIIRKQVPVTALGGLFVECVFLFVPSIIYLWWFEASGQGHFFDSPSNAFWFFVTGPVTVLPLALFSFVARRLALSTMGFIQFIAPTISFCIGLFQGELFTPLRALSFAFIWGGALIFAFGAWRRFKELKTAA; translated from the coding sequence ATGTCCTCCCCCGGCGCATCTTCACAACCTTCCGGTTCTTTCCTGACCTCGCCCATCGGGCTTGCTATCATGTGCTACGGCGTGTGGGGCTTTGCGCCGCTGGCCTATCTGCCGCTCAAAGCCATTGATGCGGGCGCGTTAGAGATTATGGCGCATCGCTCAGTCTGGGCGCTGTTGTGGACCACGGGTCTGGTCATCCTGACTAAGCAGTTACCCGAAGCGATGTCCTATTTCTTGAAGCCGAAGCTGGCGCTGCTGCTCCTGTTATCGTCGGTGATGATCGCCATCAACTGGGGCGTGTTCGTATGGGCAGTGACCAATCAGCACACCATGGAAACCTCTCTCGGTTATTATCTCAACCCGCTGATCAATATGGCGGTGGGGGCGGCGTTTTTCCGGGAACGGCTGGATATCTACGGCAAGATTGCCATCGGCATGGCGGTGGTCGGTGTCGGGGTGCAGGCCTTAGCCTTGGGCCATATTCCCTATATTGGCCTGACGATCGCCATAAGTTTTGCGGCCTATGGCATCATCCGTAAGCAGGTGCCAGTCACGGCTCTGGGCGGGCTGTTTGTCGAATGCGTGTTCCTGTTTGTGCCGTCGATCATCTATCTGTGGTGGTTTGAAGCGAGCGGGCAGGGCCATTTCTTTGACTCGCCGTCCAATGCCTTCTGGTTCTTTGTGACCGGGCCAGTGACGGTGCTGCCGCTGGCGCTGTTTTCATTCGTGGCGCGCCGGTTAGCCCTGTCGACTATGGGCTTTATCCAGTTCATCGCCCCAACCATCAGCTTTTGCATCGGCCTGTTTCAGGGCGAACTTTTCACGCCTTTACGGGCGCTGTCGTTCGCCTTTATCTGGGGCGGGGCGTTGATCTTTGCCTTCGGGGCCTGGCGGCGGTTTAAGGAACTGAAAACGGCCGCATAA
- a CDS encoding DUF3597 domain-containing protein has protein sequence MGIFSKIKDAIFGRKKAAPVPAAPAAAQPAPTAAPAPVEVLELVDVEAIMEQVAKDYGQPSNWRTSIVDLMKLLDLDSSYAARKELAEELGFSGAYDGSADDNIWLHKQVMKKLAENGGKVPSELKD, from the coding sequence ATGGGTATTTTTTCAAAAATCAAGGACGCTATTTTCGGTAGGAAAAAGGCGGCTCCTGTGCCTGCCGCACCGGCAGCGGCGCAACCGGCACCGACCGCCGCCCCGGCCCCGGTTGAGGTGCTGGAACTCGTCGATGTCGAAGCGATCATGGAACAAGTGGCTAAGGACTATGGCCAGCCGTCCAACTGGCGCACGTCGATCGTGGATCTGATGAAGCTGCTTGATCTCGATTCCAGCTATGCGGCGCGCAAAGAACTGGCCGAAGAACTGGGTTTTTCCGGGGCTTATGATGGCTCAGCCGATGACAATATCTGGCTGCACAAACAGGTCATGAAAAAGCTGGCCGAAAACGGCGGCAAGGTGCCGAGTGAGTTAAAGGATTAG
- a CDS encoding response regulator encodes MKVLCVEDNSTHSRMIDLMLAATGVEVDFVRNGEEAVEAYQTDEYDAILMDIQMPVKSGIEATREIRQIEEGFHLSHCPILLVTSHDDEDHINEGHAAGGDAILKKPFTSEGLLGALDRVLIGANRMGLHSVLNANQISFR; translated from the coding sequence ATGAAAGTTTTGTGCGTTGAGGATAACAGCACCCATTCCCGCATGATCGATCTCATGCTGGCGGCGACCGGGGTTGAGGTCGACTTTGTCCGCAATGGCGAAGAAGCGGTCGAAGCGTATCAGACTGACGAATATGACGCCATCCTCATGGACATTCAGATGCCGGTCAAATCGGGCATAGAGGCGACCCGTGAAATCCGCCAGATCGAAGAGGGCTTTCACCTCAGCCACTGTCCGATCCTGTTAGTGACCAGCCATGATGACGAAGATCACATCAATGAAGGCCATGCCGCTGGTGGTGACGCTATCCTCAAAAAGCCGTTTACCTCTGAAGGGCTTTTGGGGGCGTTGGATCGCGTATTGATCGGGGCTAACCGCATGGGGCTGCACAGCGTACTCAACGCCAATCAAATATCATTTCGATAG
- a CDS encoding aspartate-semialdehyde dehydrogenase — MSYRVAVVGATGAVGREMMATLEEVNFPIKDIYAVASRKSIGVEVSFGNRTLKCLDLETFDFSKVDIVLMSAGGDVSKAWSEKIGKQGPIVIDNSSAWRMDPDVPLIVPEVNPDAIWDCKKKNIIANPNCSTIQMVVALKPLHDAAVVKRVIVSTYQATAGAGKEGMDELWNQTKAVFVMGDVPAKKFSKEIAFNVIPHIDVFMEDGQTKEEWKMKVETKKILDPNIEVFATCVRVPVFVGHSEFINVEFENPLDEDEAREILREAPGISVIDKREAGGYITPKECVGEFDTFISRIRKDPSVPNGLAFWCVSDNLRKGAALNAVQIAQLLDERGVLTPVTA; from the coding sequence ATGTCTTATCGTGTTGCCGTTGTAGGCGCTACGGGCGCTGTGGGTCGCGAAATGATGGCAACCCTGGAAGAAGTCAATTTCCCGATTAAGGACATTTACGCGGTCGCTTCGCGCAAATCGATTGGGGTTGAAGTCTCATTCGGCAACCGCACCCTCAAATGCCTTGACCTGGAAACCTTTGATTTCTCCAAGGTCGACATCGTGCTGATGAGCGCGGGCGGTGACGTCTCCAAGGCCTGGTCAGAAAAGATCGGCAAACAAGGCCCCATCGTCATCGACAATTCTTCGGCCTGGCGCATGGACCCGGACGTGCCTCTGATCGTGCCGGAAGTGAACCCGGACGCCATCTGGGACTGCAAGAAGAAAAACATCATCGCCAACCCGAACTGCTCGACCATTCAGATGGTTGTGGCCCTAAAGCCGCTGCACGACGCGGCGGTGGTCAAGCGCGTCATCGTCTCGACCTATCAGGCGACGGCCGGTGCCGGCAAAGAAGGCATGGACGAGCTGTGGAACCAGACCAAGGCGGTCTTTGTCATGGGCGATGTCCCGGCCAAGAAGTTCTCCAAGGAAATCGCCTTCAACGTCATTCCGCACATCGACGTCTTCATGGAAGACGGCCAGACCAAGGAAGAATGGAAAATGAAGGTCGAGACCAAGAAAATTCTCGATCCGAATATCGAAGTGTTCGCGACCTGCGTGCGCGTGCCGGTGTTTGTTGGTCACTCTGAGTTTATCAATGTCGAGTTTGAAAACCCGCTCGACGAAGACGAAGCGCGCGAAATCCTGCGTGAAGCACCGGGTATCTCGGTGATCGATAAGCGTGAAGCCGGCGGTTATATCACGCCGAAAGAATGTGTCGGTGAATTTGACACCTTCATTTCGCGTATCCGCAAAGACCCAAGCGTGCCGAACGGTCTCGCCTTCTGGTGCGTGTCCGACAACCTGCGCAAAGGTGCGGCGCTTAATGCCGTGCAGATTGCACAGCTTCTTGATGAACGCGGAGTTCTGACGCCAGTTACAGCTTAA
- the bioB gene encoding biotin synthase BioB translates to MELVFRAATVHRQSFDPSEVQLSQLLSVKTGGCAENCGYCSQSASFKTGLKASKLMPVDEVLTAAKAARDGGAQRFCMGAAWRDLKDRDVPALANMIGGVKALGLETCATLGMITPDQARALKDAGLDYYNHNLDTSPEYYAQVVTTRTYQDRLDTLEAVKNVGMKTCCGGITGMGEARADRVSFLHQLATMSHHPDSIPINNLVPVAGTPLGDKARIEGGISGLEFVRTIAVARIVCPQSMVRLSAGRNEMSEELQALCFMAGANSIFVGDQLLTTPNPERGSDAHLFAELGLKPMTMA, encoded by the coding sequence ATGGAACTGGTCTTTCGCGCGGCCACGGTTCATCGCCAGAGCTTTGATCCGTCTGAGGTTCAGCTATCGCAGCTTTTGTCTGTCAAGACCGGCGGATGCGCGGAGAACTGCGGCTATTGTTCGCAATCGGCCAGTTTCAAAACCGGCCTGAAAGCCTCGAAACTGATGCCGGTTGATGAGGTCTTAACCGCCGCCAAAGCCGCCCGTGACGGCGGGGCCCAGCGCTTTTGCATGGGGGCAGCCTGGCGCGATCTGAAAGACCGCGATGTGCCTGCCTTGGCCAACATGATCGGCGGGGTCAAGGCGCTGGGGCTTGAGACCTGTGCTACGCTCGGCATGATCACGCCGGATCAGGCCAGGGCGCTGAAAGATGCGGGCCTTGATTACTACAACCACAACCTAGATACCTCACCGGAATATTACGCGCAGGTCGTCACCACCCGCACCTATCAGGATCGGCTCGATACGCTGGAGGCCGTCAAGAATGTCGGCATGAAAACCTGCTGCGGCGGGATTACCGGCATGGGGGAGGCCCGCGCCGACCGAGTCTCGTTCCTGCACCAACTGGCGACCATGAGCCACCACCCGGATTCGATCCCGATCAATAATCTGGTGCCGGTGGCAGGCACGCCTCTGGGCGACAAAGCGCGCATTGAGGGCGGCATTTCCGGTCTTGAATTTGTGCGCACTATCGCCGTCGCCCGCATCGTTTGCCCGCAATCGATGGTGCGGCTATCGGCAGGCCGGAATGAGATGAGCGAAGAGCTTCAGGCCTTATGTTTCATGGCCGGGGCCAATTCGATCTTTGTCGGCGATCAGTTGCTGACCACGCCCAACCCTGAGCGCGGATCGGACGCCCATCTGTTTGCCGAACTGGGCCTTAAACCCATGACCATGGCGTAA
- the zapE gene encoding cell division protein ZapE, whose translation MSSAIKSQYKRLIKAGDLTPDPAQSAAIDVLIKLECKIYRSQSFWRQFLGISPRVYGLYLWGLPGRGKSMMMDLFYDQIRFPSKRRIHFHTFMAEVHAYVKQWRESDAKARKAIFGTHKGDDPIPPIAGLIAKRSKLLCFDELQVTDIADAMMLGRLFEALFARKVIVVITSNRAPDELYKNGLNRDLFVPFIRMISEKMKVLEVKGPKDFRLDRLKGSKVYFTPSESDAEVAAYNALWAKLTKNLTETGACLEVNERRLEFRRAAGPLLRASFAELCAANNGAQDYLAIAERFTTVFIDHVPRLSVDKRNEARRFVTLIDALYEAGTKLVVLAEAEPADLYPKGDGAFEFERTVSRLEEMRSEEYLAKIT comes from the coding sequence ATGAGCAGCGCCATTAAATCCCAATACAAACGCCTGATCAAAGCGGGCGACCTGACCCCCGATCCCGCCCAGAGCGCGGCGATTGATGTGCTGATCAAGCTGGAATGTAAGATTTACCGCTCACAATCCTTCTGGCGGCAGTTCTTAGGCATTAGCCCGCGGGTTTACGGCCTTTATCTGTGGGGCCTGCCCGGACGCGGCAAGTCGATGATGATGGACCTGTTCTATGATCAGATCCGCTTTCCGTCCAAGCGCCGCATCCATTTTCATACCTTCATGGCTGAGGTACACGCTTACGTGAAACAGTGGCGCGAAAGCGATGCCAAGGCCCGCAAAGCTATTTTCGGCACGCATAAGGGCGATGACCCTATCCCACCGATTGCCGGTTTGATTGCCAAGCGCTCAAAACTGCTGTGTTTTGATGAGCTACAGGTCACCGACATTGCCGATGCCATGATGCTGGGGCGGCTGTTTGAAGCCTTGTTTGCGCGCAAGGTGATCGTCGTCATCACCTCAAACCGCGCACCGGATGAGCTTTATAAAAACGGCCTGAACCGCGACCTGTTTGTGCCCTTTATCCGCATGATTTCGGAAAAGATGAAAGTGCTTGAGGTCAAGGGCCCCAAGGATTTCCGGCTGGATCGCCTCAAAGGCTCAAAGGTCTATTTCACACCGTCGGAGTCAGATGCTGAGGTCGCGGCTTACAATGCGCTTTGGGCCAAGCTGACCAAGAACCTGACCGAAACGGGGGCGTGCCTGGAGGTCAATGAGCGGCGCTTAGAATTCCGGCGCGCAGCGGGGCCGTTGCTTCGGGCGTCATTTGCTGAGCTATGCGCCGCCAACAACGGCGCGCAGGACTATCTGGCGATCGCTGAGCGCTTCACCACCGTCTTTATCGATCATGTCCCGCGCTTAAGCGTCGATAAGCGCAACGAAGCCCGCCGGTTCGTGACCCTGATTGATGCGCTTTATGAAGCCGGCACCAAACTGGTTGTGCTGGCTGAGGCTGAACCGGCGGATCTCTACCCCAAGGGCGACGGCGCGTTTGAGTTCGAGCGCACCGTGTCGCGCCTGGAAGAAATGCGCTCGGAAGAGTACCTCGCCAAAATCACCTAA
- a CDS encoding class I SAM-dependent methyltransferase: MTNFHRMFGAAIMGAAIVCVSAPAMAEDAALKAAAAGSWRAPENAARDQYRHPVESLTFWGLKPGMTVVDVNPGNKGWWTEILAPYAKATGGTYVAAVGNVANYSAGDPAIMGDVKAYTLSPTVNEVPAGSVDMVLVARYFHNWARQDGTTDAYMSAFNTMLKPGGILAVEQHRAAEGADPKAGTGYVPESYVIEAAKKAGFDLVAKSEINANPKDTRDHPFGVWTLKPNRTSAARGQEPAADFDRAKYDAIGKSDRMTLKFKKVK; the protein is encoded by the coding sequence ATGACAAATTTCCATCGGATGTTCGGCGCGGCCATTATGGGGGCGGCCATAGTTTGCGTAAGCGCACCGGCTATGGCCGAAGATGCCGCCCTGAAAGCCGCTGCCGCCGGATCATGGCGCGCGCCTGAAAATGCCGCCCGCGATCAGTACCGCCATCCGGTCGAATCCCTGACCTTCTGGGGGCTTAAGCCCGGCATGACCGTGGTTGATGTCAATCCTGGCAACAAGGGCTGGTGGACCGAGATCCTGGCCCCCTACGCCAAGGCAACCGGCGGGACTTACGTCGCTGCCGTTGGCAATGTCGCCAACTATTCCGCCGGTGATCCGGCCATCATGGGTGATGTCAAGGCCTATACCTTGTCGCCCACCGTCAATGAAGTGCCGGCCGGGTCGGTCGATATGGTTTTAGTGGCGCGCTATTTCCATAACTGGGCCCGCCAGGACGGGACCACTGATGCCTATATGAGCGCGTTTAATACCATGCTTAAGCCCGGCGGGATTTTAGCGGTCGAGCAGCACCGCGCCGCCGAAGGTGCTGATCCTAAGGCGGGTACTGGCTACGTGCCGGAATCCTATGTGATCGAGGCCGCGAAAAAAGCCGGGTTTGATCTGGTCGCGAAATCCGAAATCAATGCCAACCCCAAGGACACGCGCGACCATCCGTTTGGTGTCTGGACGCTGAAACCGAACCGCACAAGCGCCGCCCGTGGTCAGGAACCGGCTGCGGATTTTGATCGCGCCAAATATGATGCGATTGGTAAATCTGACCGCATGACCTTGAAGTTCAAAAAGGTGAAGTAG